The genomic DNA TTTTCTTGAACATTCAAATTAAACAAAATTGTAAAAATAAATTTATATTACTATAATTACTAATCTTATGTATAAATACCAAGATTTTACAATTCGTAACCTACAACCAAGTGATTACCAAATAATCCTAAATATAATTCAAACTATTAGATTAGAATATGGTGTAATTCTTCCTGAAGAATATGATCAAGATATGCAAACTTACACAGCAGTAGAAAAATATTATCTAGAAACAGGTGGATTATTTTGGGTAGTAGAAAAAGAAAATAAAATTTTAGGTACTGCCGCATTTTATCCATATAAAGCAGTAGAAACAGGCGCGGAAATTAAAAAAATCTACCTATTACCGGAAGCAAGAGGTAAAGGTTTAGGAAAATTATTATTACATCAATTAGAACTAGAAATTGCAAATAGAAAATATTCAAGTATTTGGATTAAAACTATTAGTCTTTTTCAAGAAGCTACTTCACTATATGAAAATAGTGGATACATTAAATTTCTAGATATAGAAACACCTAAAAATGGATATATTTACTATAAAAACATCTCTAATCAAAATCCTGAAAACTGCATATTTACCCCCAAACCCATAAATCAAAAAATCCTGTAAAT from Okeanomitos corallinicola TIOX110 includes the following:
- a CDS encoding GNAT family N-acetyltransferase, yielding MYKYQDFTIRNLQPSDYQIILNIIQTIRLEYGVILPEEYDQDMQTYTAVEKYYLETGGLFWVVEKENKILGTAAFYPYKAVETGAEIKKIYLLPEARGKGLGKLLLHQLELEIANRKYSSIWIKTISLFQEATSLYENSGYIKFLDIETPKNGYIYYKNISNQNPENCIFTPKPINQKIL